The window GTCCTTGTTGAATACGTCGTCGACGTCGGTGAGGATCACCTTGTCCTGCGGGCGCTTGGGGCCTGCGAGGGTGGGGACGACGGTCGACAGGTCGAGTTCCAGCGTCGAGGTGAAGATCGGGTCGGCTGCGCCCGGCTCCATCCAGAAGCCCTGCTCCTTGGCATAGGCTTCGACGAGCGCGATCTGGTCTTCCTCGCGGCCGGTGAGGCGCAGGTAGTCCAGGGTCTTGTCGTCGATGCCGAAGAAGCCGCAGGTGGCGCCGTATTCCGGGGCCATGTTGGCGAGCGTCGCACGGTCGGCGAGGGTCAGCGAGGCGAGGCCCGGACCGAAGTATTCGACGAAGCGGCCGACCACGCCGTGCTTGCGCAGCATGGCGGTGCAGGTGAGCACGAGATCGGTGGCGGTGACGCCTTCCTTCAGCTCGCCCACGAACTTGAAGCCGACGACTTCGGGGATCAGCATCGAGACCGGCTGGCCGAGCATCGCGGCTTCCGCCTCGATGCCACCGACGCCCCAGCCCAGCACGCCGAGGCCATTGACCATGGTGGTGTGGCTGTCGGTGCCGACGCAGGTGTCGGGATAGGCGACCAGTTCACCGTTCTGGTCCTTGTCGGTCCACACGGTCTGGGCGATGTTTTCCAGGTTCACCTGGTGGCAGATGCCGGTGCCCGGCGGAACGGCGTAGAAGTTCGAGAGCGACTTGGAGCCCCACTTGAGGAAGTCGTAGCGCTCCATGTTGCGCTGGTACTCGATCTCCATGTTCTCTTCGAACGCCTTGGGGTGTCCGAATTCGTCGACCATGACCGAGTGGTCGATCACCAGGTTCACGGGAACCTGCGGGTTGATCTTGCTGGTGTCGCCGCCGAGCGCCTTGATGCCGTCGCGCATCGCGGCAAGGTCGACCACGCAGGGAACGCCGGTGAAGTCCTGCAGAAGAACGCGGGCCGGGCGATACTGGATCTCGTCACCGGTGGTGGGGTTCTTCTGCCAGTCGGCGACGGCCTGAATGTGCTCGACTGCGACGGTGAAGCCGCCATCCTCGAAGCGGAGCAGGTTCTCAAGCAGCACCTTCATCGAGAAGGGAAGCCGCGAGACGTCGCCGATCTTTTCGGCAGCCTTCTTGAAGGAGTAGTAGGCGATCTGCTTGCCGCCGACTGTCATGGTGCTGCGGGTGCCGAGCGTATCCTGTCCGACCTGGGTCATGGTGGGCTTTTTTCCCTTCTTGATTATGCCTGCCGCGACAGACCGGAAACCCCGGTTCCGTGCTGCACTGCGACAGGCGGATTCGTCGCCCCGCCGATGCGCGCTCCGGCGCCTCAGGTCAAGGGGGGCGCGTCGGGTGCAGAAGCGGGCGCGACCCCATCGTGGGACGGCTTGCCCCGTGTGCCCACCCAGCAGCCCAGCACGATCAGCACGGTTCCCGCGATCGTGAGGCTGTCCACCCGCTCATCGAACATCAGCCAGCCGAGCAGCGCGGCCCAGAGGAAAGCGGTATATTCGATGGGCACCAGAACCTGCGCTTCGGCACGGGCATAGCCCCATGACAAAAGCATCAGCGCGGCGGTTGCCAGAGCCGCTGCGGCGAGGATATCGGCCCATGTTCCGGGCTGCGGCATGGTCCAGAGAAATGGCGAGAAAACAAGGAAAATCAGGGTTACGCCAAGGTTCTGGAACAGCGCGACTTCCACCGGCCCCGCCACCAGCGCCTGCTTGCGCTGGACCGCCAGATTGGCGGCGTAAAAAGTTGCAGACAGAAGTATTGCGATCACGCCTTTCAGGCTCTCGACATCGGCATGACCGGTGCCGAGACGGCCCGAGGCGATCACGACCACGCCGAGGATTCCGAGCAGCGAGGCCCAGATCGCACGGGGGCGGATGCGCTCTCCCAGCATCGCAGCGGCAAAATAAAGTGCAAGGATAGGTGAGATAAATGAAATCGCCATGCCCTCGGCCATCGGCAGCCGGACGAGGCCGTAGAAGAACAGCGCGGCCATCGCGGATGTGAGAAGGGCGCGGAAGGCGTGGACGCGCAGCAGCACGGCCAGCGTGGGCATGGGGCGTCCGGCGGCCAGCCACAGTGGCAGGGTCAGCAATGTTCCCAGTATGTTACGGCCCAGAAGCGCGCTGTAGACACCCACCGCCAGCGAGGCGCTCTTGATCGCGGCGTCCATGCCGCTGAACGTCGCGATACCGGCGATCACGGCCAGAACCGCCGCCAGAGTGTGCGGCTGCGGGGCATGGAGGCGGGGGGCAGAGGCAGTCATCGCCGTTGCGCATTGTCGGGGAGAGGCGGCGGCTGCAAGCGATTCCCGAGCCCGCTGCAAGCGATTCATCGCAAGGTCAGGACGAATGCTTGAAGATCACGGGCAAACGGGGCTAAGTCGGCCGCAACGGCGTCTTTTTACCGTGCGCCAAGGCTCTTGGCGGAGCGTATCTGGCGGGGGCGGGAACGCACCGCCGTCCGGGGCATTTTGACCCCATAACATTTGGGCAGGTTTCTTCGATAATGGCAAATTTTGTTCGGGCAGTGCGGTGCGGTTCGCTGATGGCGGGGTCTGTTCTGGCCCGCAAGGTGATTCCCGCGCTGACCGTGACCGGTCTCGTGGCACAGCCGCTGGTGGCCGAGGCCGCGACTCAGCGCCAGCCGGCGGACCTCCTGCCCCAGCAGATGTCATCGCCCGAGCCGACCGCGACCGCCACGCCCAAGGCGAAGTCGGGCAGCGCGAAGGCCGCTCCGGCTGCGGTGGCGACGCCTGCTCCGATCGAGACCTCGAAGCCCGTGGTCCAGCCGCTTCCGGCACCGGGCACCCCGGAAAGCGCCAATGGTCAGATCGTGCCCGTGGTCGAGCCGGTGATGTCGTGGACGGTGGCGGACGCCAAGGCGCTGCTCAAGCTGATCCGCGGGATCGGTTCGGAAGGCCTGATCCCGGCGGATTACCAGCCCGATGCGCTCAACACCGCGATCATGGGCGGGGCGGGCGACGCGCTCGACCAGCAGGCGAGCCGCACCTTCGGCTGGCTGATCGAGGATCTGCGCGACGGGCGCACGCCGATGACCGATCGCGTGCAGTGGTTCGCGGTCGATCCTGATCAGGACACCACGCCGACCGAACAGGTGATGGCGCAGGCGCTGTCCAGCCATGACATCGCCGGGGTGGTGAGCGAACTGGCGCCGACGATCCCCGACTACCAGATCCTCAAGGACGCGCTGGCCGCCACGCCCAAGGCGCAGGTCGCCAAGCGCGCGCTGATTCAGGCGAACATGGATCGCTGGCGCTGGCTCAAGCGCGATCTGGGTGACGTTTACCTCATCACCAACATCCCCGAGTTCCAGCTGCGCCTGACGGTGAAGAACAACATCATCCGCACCTACAAGACGGTGGTGGGCAAGCCGGGACGCACCGCGACGCCGCAGCTGGCCGAGACGGTGACGGACGTGGTGTTCAACCCGACGTGGACAGTGCCGCAGTCGATCTCGAAGGGTGAAGGGCTCGCCGCCAAGGTTGCCGCCAATCCGAACTGGGCGAAGAACAACGGCTACAAGCTGGTCCAGAACGGCACCGGTCCGGCGTGGGTGGTGCAGCAGCCCGGCCCGAACAACGCGCTGGGCATGATGAAGATCGACATGCCCAACCCGCACGCGATCTATCTCCACGACACGCCCGCCAAGTCCTACTTCAACGCCAAGGTCCGCGCGTTCAGCCACGGCTGCGTGCGTACCGAGCGCGCGGTGGAGCTGGGTATGACGATGGCGATCCTCGGGGCCCAGATGGACCCGGAAAAGGCGGCGGAGATCTCGCGCTCGGGCAAGTACACCAAGGTGAACATGACGCGCACCTTCCCGGTGTACCTTGTCTACTTCACCTATGCCCGCAACATCGACGGCACGCTGACGCAGTTCGACGACCTCTACGGTCGCGACAAGCCGGTGCTCGACAGCTTCAAGGCGCCGCGCCAGCTCCACACTACCCAGCGCGCCAGCGACGAGGCGGTGATCAAGCTGGATAACCCGCTCTGATCAGGCAGTTACGATACAGATTCTATTCTTCGTCATTCCCGCGCAGGCGGGGATGACGAAAGGGAGGGCGGCGTTACAGTGCTGAACGCCGCCTTTGCCTTTTTCGGGGCGACGTATTCCCTCACTTCAGCAGCATCCATCACTTCAGCAGCATCCAGAGGGC of the Novosphingobium sp. 9 genome contains:
- a CDS encoding DMT family transporter, producing MTASAPRLHAPQPHTLAAVLAVIAGIATFSGMDAAIKSASLAVGVYSALLGRNILGTLLTLPLWLAAGRPMPTLAVLLRVHAFRALLTSAMAALFFYGLVRLPMAEGMAISFISPILALYFAAAMLGERIRPRAIWASLLGILGVVVIASGRLGTGHADVESLKGVIAILLSATFYAANLAVQRKQALVAGPVEVALFQNLGVTLIFLVFSPFLWTMPQPGTWADILAAAALATAALMLLSWGYARAEAQVLVPIEYTAFLWAALLGWLMFDERVDSLTIAGTVLIVLGCWVGTRGKPSHDGVAPASAPDAPPLT
- a CDS encoding L,D-transpeptidase family protein: MAGSVLARKVIPALTVTGLVAQPLVAEAATQRQPADLLPQQMSSPEPTATATPKAKSGSAKAAPAAVATPAPIETSKPVVQPLPAPGTPESANGQIVPVVEPVMSWTVADAKALLKLIRGIGSEGLIPADYQPDALNTAIMGGAGDALDQQASRTFGWLIEDLRDGRTPMTDRVQWFAVDPDQDTTPTEQVMAQALSSHDIAGVVSELAPTIPDYQILKDALAATPKAQVAKRALIQANMDRWRWLKRDLGDVYLITNIPEFQLRLTVKNNIIRTYKTVVGKPGRTATPQLAETVTDVVFNPTWTVPQSISKGEGLAAKVAANPNWAKNNGYKLVQNGTGPAWVVQQPGPNNALGMMKIDMPNPHAIYLHDTPAKSYFNAKVRAFSHGCVRTERAVELGMTMAILGAQMDPEKAAEISRSGKYTKVNMTRTFPVYLVYFTYARNIDGTLTQFDDLYGRDKPVLDSFKAPRQLHTTQRASDEAVIKLDNPL